The following are from one region of the Anaeropeptidivorans aminofermentans genome:
- the ybaK gene encoding Cys-tRNA(Pro) deacylase yields the protein MKKTNAMRILDGEGVSYKVYEYEAKDGHIDGISVSEKIGKPKEMVYKTLITEGASKENYCFIIPCHKELDLKKAAKAAKEKSMAMIKVSDINKITGYIRGGCSPVGLKKPLKTFIDQAVSEISLIVVSPGKIGLQMELSPGELIRVTGAIKEDIVVS from the coding sequence ATGAAAAAAACCAACGCCATGCGTATTTTAGACGGGGAAGGCGTAAGCTATAAGGTATATGAATATGAAGCAAAGGATGGCCATATAGACGGGATATCCGTAAGCGAAAAAATCGGAAAGCCAAAGGAAATGGTATATAAAACCCTTATAACAGAAGGGGCAAGCAAAGAAAATTACTGCTTTATAATTCCATGCCATAAGGAGCTTGACTTAAAGAAGGCCGCAAAGGCCGCAAAGGAAAAGTCCATGGCTATGATAAAGGTTTCCGATATTAATAAAATCACAGGCTACATCAGGGGAGGGTGTTCTCCCGTGGGCCTTAAAAAGCCCCTTAAGACATTTATCGACCAGGCCGTTTCTGAAATTAGCTTAATTGTAGTAAGCCCCGGAAAAATAGGGTTGCAGATGGAGCTTTCACCGGGGGAGCTTATCAGAGTGACGGGGGCTATAAAAGAGGATATCGTAGTATCGTAA